One stretch of Magnetococcales bacterium DNA includes these proteins:
- a CDS encoding type II toxin-antitoxin system RelB/DinJ family antitoxin → MMANTETYVRARVDKALKERASVVLASMGLNMSDAIRLMLMRVIDEERLPFEIKSPNVLTTKAIEELEQGKGKKLDSKEDLFEDLGI, encoded by the coding sequence ATCATGGCCAACACCGAGACCTACGTCCGGGCAAGAGTGGACAAAGCCTTGAAAGAGCGCGCATCTGTCGTTTTGGCCTCTATGGGCTTGAATATGTCGGATGCCATACGGCTGATGTTGATGCGGGTTATCGATGAAGAGCGACTGCCCTTTGAGATAAAATCCCCCAATGTGCTGACGACCAAAGCCATTGAGGAGTTGGAGCAGGGAAAGGGTAAAAAGCTGGACTCCAAAGAGGATCTGTTTGAAGATTTGGGGATCTGA
- a CDS encoding type II toxin-antitoxin system YafQ family toxin → MRQPIRSSQFKRDVKKAIKRGKEMQKLRTLISLLMDGETLPAEYLDHPLKCNWQGYRDAHIEPDWLLIYYILMVGLYWLINSKM, encoded by the coding sequence ATGCGGCAACCCATTCGTTCCAGCCAATTCAAACGGGATGTCAAAAAAGCCATCAAGCGTGGCAAAGAGATGCAAAAGTTGCGGACCTTGATCTCTCTTTTGATGGATGGCGAGACGTTACCGGCGGAATATCTGGATCATCCATTAAAATGTAACTGGCAAGGCTATCGAGACGCCCACATTGAGCCGGATTGGCTACTGATCTATTACATTTTAATGGTTGGTTTGTATTGGCTTATTAATAGCAAAATGTAA
- a CDS encoding cadmium carbonic anhydrase yields the protein MGISLKKTPFQWAPTPFSHKFQTEKAKIVKSKKINISALLSILAYLPTAGLAGEKHQDDQPASVTPVACTGYGPQTPRDIDQKTGKNRRSFSLAPHFTALNLCNIHFHVNAEHKAKDFSIFAGAGDHGHGGGYQCVASKSLTPSELTPLQNNNCAGVQAGDTIEVHWVHSSCDITPGKGLGSCLSQSCANPNLRVETQVFTVVNDASALNFNDMNYDGHKANGLHQAKSIPDNTGAPVEFLGSTTGPAYSEQSCSPMQVSWSVRPNCAKLDINSLSQWCAKNAFMEDHAHGVRQLVVNPDLLSKID from the coding sequence ATGGGTATCTCTTTGAAAAAAACACCGTTTCAGTGGGCACCTACCCCTTTTTCCCATAAATTTCAGACTGAGAAGGCAAAGATCGTGAAATCAAAAAAAATAAACATTTCAGCCTTACTCTCCATCCTGGCCTACCTCCCAACGGCTGGCTTGGCAGGGGAAAAGCACCAGGATGATCAACCAGCCTCAGTCACTCCTGTGGCTTGCACAGGGTATGGCCCCCAGACACCGAGAGATATAGATCAAAAAACCGGTAAAAACAGGCGTTCCTTTTCCTTGGCCCCCCATTTTACGGCATTGAATTTGTGCAACATTCATTTTCACGTCAATGCCGAACACAAGGCCAAGGATTTTTCCATTTTTGCCGGTGCCGGAGATCATGGGCACGGTGGGGGATATCAATGTGTGGCCAGCAAATCCCTCACGCCATCGGAGTTGACCCCCCTCCAAAACAACAACTGTGCCGGTGTTCAGGCTGGAGACACCATCGAAGTCCATTGGGTCCACTCCTCCTGTGACATCACTCCGGGCAAAGGCCTTGGATCGTGCCTCTCTCAAAGCTGTGCCAATCCGAATCTGCGTGTGGAGACTCAGGTTTTTACCGTGGTGAACGATGCTTCCGCTTTAAATTTTAACGATATGAACTACGACGGCCACAAAGCCAACGGTTTACATCAAGCCAAATCAATTCCTGACAATACGGGTGCTCCTGTGGAATTTTTGGGCTCCACAACAGGGCCTGCTTACAGTGAACAGAGCTGCTCACCCATGCAGGTCTCTTGGAGCGTCCGCCCCAACTGCGCCAAGCTGGACATCAATAGCCTCAGTCAGTGGTGCGCCAAAAATGCATTCATGGAGGACCACGCCCACGGTGTACGTCAATTGGTGGTCAATCCCGATTTGCTTTCCAAAATCGACTGA